The following proteins are co-located in the Chryseobacterium daecheongense genome:
- a CDS encoding ATP-binding protein: protein MNLYNLIIQDKEEVTLNDVFLETSNREQFVQLIKEHTYIKELQEYGLPVNNKILLQGSSGCGKTMTAKAIANALGKNIIVLNLSNIVSSRIGETSQNIKMIFDKAGRERSVLFLDELDQIGKARGSDDKDVGEMRRLVNTLLQLIDYYPENSLLLCATNHPEIIDTALLRRFQLKINYEMPSKEFLDQFYDSLLARFPEDIKDIKRQYNISFAEAKDYAFTIVKGNLIKKLEAQRESAKI from the coding sequence ATGAATCTGTACAACCTTATTATTCAAGACAAAGAAGAAGTTACCCTTAATGATGTATTTCTTGAAACCTCCAATAGGGAACAGTTTGTACAGCTGATTAAAGAACATACATACATCAAAGAACTCCAGGAATATGGACTTCCTGTTAATAATAAAATTTTACTGCAGGGAAGTTCAGGGTGCGGAAAGACAATGACAGCAAAAGCTATTGCTAATGCATTGGGTAAAAATATCATTGTGCTCAATCTCAGTAACATTGTATCCTCCAGGATAGGAGAAACTTCGCAGAACATAAAAATGATCTTTGATAAAGCAGGTCGCGAAAGGTCGGTTCTTTTTCTGGATGAACTTGATCAGATCGGAAAAGCCAGAGGTAGTGATGATAAGGATGTAGGGGAAATGAGAAGACTTGTTAATACCCTACTCCAGCTTATTGATTATTACCCGGAAAATTCTTTATTGCTTTGTGCAACCAACCATCCGGAAATTATTGACACCGCATTATTGCGACGTTTCCAATTGAAAATCAATTACGAAATGCCTTCCAAAGAATTTTTAGATCAATTTTATGACAGCCTCTTAGCACGGTTTCCAGAGGATATTAAGGATATTAAGCGCCAATACAACATTTCCTTTGCCGAAGCTAAAGATTATGCATTTACTATTGTTAAAGGAAACCTTATTAAAAAGCTGGAAGCACAGAGAGAATCCGCCAAAATATAA
- a CDS encoding MepB family protein → MIQELTFIEKSVFTQLNLTISHLHPDLESEEYLGYNFRLNQYHIKFRKAKITPIKRGQFVTLWKRNQQTQQTGPFTISDPFDFYMIYTELQDKAGFFFFPKQILARQHIITSSAKEGKRGFRIYPNWDIPVNKQAAKTKSWQEKFFIDFSETDHMERIREILSVSHHA, encoded by the coding sequence ATGATTCAAGAACTTACCTTTATAGAGAAATCAGTTTTCACTCAACTGAATCTAACAATTTCACATTTACACCCCGATTTAGAAAGCGAAGAATACCTAGGGTATAACTTCCGACTTAATCAATATCATATCAAATTCAGAAAGGCTAAGATAACTCCGATAAAAAGAGGCCAGTTTGTTACGCTGTGGAAAAGAAATCAACAGACCCAACAAACCGGACCTTTTACCATTTCCGATCCTTTTGATTTTTACATGATTTACACAGAACTCCAAGACAAGGCCGGTTTTTTCTTTTTTCCAAAACAAATTCTTGCAAGACAACATATAATAACATCCTCCGCCAAAGAAGGAAAACGCGGATTCAGAATATATCCGAACTGGGACATCCCGGTCAACAAACAGGCTGCAAAAACAAAAAGCTGGCAGGAAAAATTTTTCATTGACTTCTCAGAAACTGACCATATGGAAAGAATCCGGGAAATTTTATCTGTTTCACATCACGCTTAA
- a CDS encoding SMR family transporter, giving the protein MGRSYLFLILAIVFEIIATTFLKKSEEFSKLIPSIVTIAGYSVAFYFLSLTLRHVPIGITYAIWSGVGIICITIIGMVAFKQVPDLPAIIGIALIVIGVIVINLFSKMGAH; this is encoded by the coding sequence ATGGGACGCAGTTATCTCTTTCTTATCCTTGCCATTGTTTTTGAAATTATTGCCACAACGTTTTTAAAGAAATCCGAGGAGTTTTCGAAGCTTATACCCTCCATTGTTACTATTGCAGGATATTCGGTGGCTTTTTATTTTCTAAGTCTTACACTTCGTCATGTCCCGATAGGAATTACGTATGCGATCTGGTCAGGTGTTGGAATTATATGCATTACCATCATTGGAATGGTAGCATTTAAGCAAGTTCCTGATTTGCCTGCTATTATTGGTATTGCCTTGATCGTAATAGGAGTAATTGTGATTAACCTTTTTTCTAAAATGGGGGCACACTAG
- the gcvP gene encoding aminomethyl-transferring glycine dehydrogenase, with protein MNTEQFVSRHISINEADKQAMLERVGVSSIEELISQTIPSSIRLEKDLDISEPLSEYQMLIHSKELASKNTDYTSYIGFGYHNTLLPSAIQRNIFENPSWYTAYTPYQAEIAQGRLEALLNFQTVVRDLTGFALANASLLDESTAAAEAMHMFFNNRTKDQKKVDANKFFVSDLVLPQTVSVLKTKAEGLGIEIVEGDHKTHQLDGSYYGVLLQYPGKNGIVLDYTEDIVEYKKLDLQVAVACDPMALVKLKSPASMGADCAVGTTQRFGIPLGYGGPHAAFFSCKEDYKRDIPGRIIGVSQDMYGKRALRMALQTREQHIKRERATSNICTAQVLLAVMAGMYAVYHGPKGLNYIADQIHFKANALKGGLKALGYQTVEEPIFDTVKIEMSEDEKGRLSRMMLDHKLNLNYFTEGVVSIAINESTTLEKLNILMASFAQFKDKQTFKLEIKEGYSIPEENLRKDEILTEEVFNKYHTETELMRYIKRLERKDLSLTHSMISLGSCTMKLNAATEMLPLSWDNWGSIHPFVPVDQAGGYQEMIRELEKDLAKITGFAGTSLQPNSGAQGEYAGLMVIREYHISRGEGHRNVVLIPQSAHGTNPASAAMAGMKIVVVKNLESGEIDFDDLKAKTEQHSENLSCVMITYPSTYGFFDANIIEITNLIHQHGGQVYMDGANMNAQVGYTSPGNIGADVCHLNLHKTFAIPHGGGGPGVGPICVAKHLVPFLPTNANIKVGTKEAIEGISAAPYGSGLILNISYAYIKMLGASGLKKATEHAILNANYLKEILAEHFPILYSNKNGKVAHECIVDFRQFKTLGIEVADVAKRLMDYGFHAPTVSFPVAGTLMIEPTESESKSEIDRFAEALIAIKKEIDEIANGEADPANNVLKNAPHTEQLVISDSWDKPYSREKAAYPLDWVRDHKFFASVSRVDEAYGDRNLVCTCEPIEAYM; from the coding sequence ATGAATACAGAACAGTTTGTGAGCCGTCACATTTCTATTAATGAAGCCGATAAGCAGGCGATGTTAGAAAGAGTCGGCGTTTCAAGTATCGAAGAGTTAATTTCTCAAACCATCCCTTCTTCTATCCGTTTAGAAAAAGACCTTGATATTTCCGAACCGCTTTCAGAATATCAGATGCTTATTCATTCAAAAGAATTGGCCTCAAAAAATACTGATTATACAAGTTATATCGGTTTTGGATATCACAATACGCTTTTACCATCGGCTATTCAAAGAAATATTTTTGAAAACCCAAGCTGGTATACAGCTTACACACCTTACCAGGCGGAAATCGCTCAGGGGAGATTGGAAGCTCTTTTGAATTTCCAGACTGTTGTCCGTGATCTTACAGGTTTTGCTTTGGCAAATGCTTCATTGCTGGATGAATCTACTGCTGCTGCAGAAGCAATGCATATGTTCTTTAATAACAGAACAAAGGACCAGAAAAAAGTCGATGCAAATAAGTTTTTTGTTTCTGATCTTGTTTTGCCTCAAACGGTTTCCGTTTTAAAGACAAAGGCAGAAGGACTTGGTATAGAAATCGTAGAAGGTGACCATAAAACCCACCAGTTAGATGGATCTTATTATGGAGTTCTATTGCAATATCCTGGTAAAAACGGGATTGTTCTGGATTATACAGAGGACATTGTAGAATACAAGAAATTAGACCTTCAGGTTGCTGTGGCTTGTGATCCAATGGCTTTGGTTAAGTTGAAATCACCGGCTTCAATGGGAGCTGACTGTGCCGTAGGGACTACTCAGAGATTTGGTATTCCATTAGGCTACGGAGGACCTCACGCAGCATTCTTCTCTTGTAAAGAAGATTATAAAAGAGATATTCCGGGAAGAATCATCGGAGTTTCTCAGGATATGTATGGAAAGCGTGCCTTAAGAATGGCTTTACAGACCAGAGAACAGCATATTAAGAGAGAAAGAGCAACTTCCAATATCTGTACAGCTCAGGTACTTTTAGCAGTAATGGCTGGAATGTATGCCGTATATCATGGTCCTAAAGGATTGAATTATATCGCTGACCAGATTCATTTTAAAGCCAATGCTTTGAAAGGAGGTTTAAAAGCTTTAGGGTATCAGACTGTTGAGGAACCTATCTTTGATACGGTAAAAATTGAGATGAGTGAAGATGAAAAAGGAAGATTGTCAAGAATGATGCTTGACCATAAGCTTAATCTGAACTATTTCACAGAAGGAGTTGTAAGTATTGCTATCAATGAAAGTACAACATTGGAAAAATTGAATATTCTGATGGCTTCTTTCGCACAGTTCAAAGATAAGCAGACGTTCAAACTTGAGATAAAAGAAGGATACAGTATTCCTGAAGAGAATTTGAGAAAAGATGAGATTCTTACGGAAGAAGTATTCAATAAATATCATACAGAAACAGAGTTGATGCGTTACATCAAACGTCTGGAAAGAAAAGATTTATCATTAACGCATTCAATGATTTCATTGGGTTCTTGTACAATGAAACTGAATGCTGCAACTGAAATGCTTCCGCTTTCGTGGGATAACTGGGGAAGTATTCACCCATTTGTACCGGTAGATCAGGCAGGAGGGTATCAGGAAATGATCCGTGAATTAGAAAAAGATCTGGCTAAAATTACCGGTTTTGCAGGAACTTCGCTTCAGCCAAATTCTGGTGCGCAGGGAGAATATGCAGGATTGATGGTCATCAGAGAATATCATATTTCAAGAGGAGAAGGTCATAGAAATGTAGTATTGATCCCTCAGTCTGCACACGGAACAAATCCGGCCTCTGCGGCAATGGCGGGAATGAAGATCGTAGTAGTTAAAAACCTTGAAAGCGGGGAGATTGATTTCGACGATTTAAAAGCTAAAACAGAACAGCATTCTGAAAACCTGTCATGTGTAATGATTACATATCCGTCTACATACGGATTCTTTGATGCCAACATTATTGAAATTACCAATCTTATCCACCAGCATGGCGGACAAGTATATATGGATGGTGCCAATATGAACGCTCAGGTAGGATATACAAGTCCTGGAAACATCGGAGCGGATGTATGCCACTTGAATCTTCACAAAACTTTTGCTATTCCACATGGAGGTGGAGGACCTGGAGTAGGACCAATCTGTGTTGCAAAACATTTGGTGCCTTTCTTGCCTACCAATGCCAACATTAAAGTGGGAACTAAAGAAGCTATTGAAGGAATCTCTGCAGCTCCTTACGGTTCAGGATTGATCCTTAATATTTCATATGCATACATTAAGATGCTTGGAGCTTCAGGATTGAAAAAAGCTACTGAGCATGCTATTCTGAATGCCAACTATCTGAAAGAGATTTTAGCAGAGCATTTCCCTATTTTATATTCAAACAAAAATGGAAAAGTAGCTCACGAATGTATCGTAGATTTCCGTCAGTTTAAAACTTTGGGAATTGAGGTGGCTGACGTAGCTAAAAGATTAATGGATTATGGTTTCCATGCTCCTACCGTATCTTTCCCTGTTGCAGGAACATTGATGATTGAGCCTACTGAATCTGAAAGTAAGTCTGAAATTGACCGTTTTGCAGAAGCTTTAATTGCTATCAAAAAAGAAATTGATGAGATTGCCAACGGAGAAGCTGATCCGGCAAATAACGTGTTGAAAAACGCTCCGCACACAGAACAGCTTGTTATCTCTGATTCATGGGATAAACCATATAGCAGAGAGAAAGCAGCTTATCCTCTTGACTGGGTAAGAGATCATAAGTTCTTTGCTTCTGTTTCAAGAGTGGATGAAGCTTATGGAGATAGAAATCTGGTTTGTACTTGTGAGCCTATTGAAGCTTATATGTAA